ACGTTGTAGTTCACGTCGACCGGAGGAAGCCCCCTGCCGTTGACGGGAAGGGAGACGATTTTGTGAGAAAGGATCGCCCATCCGGACGAGGGAAGACAGTTGGCCGGGGAGTGGATATTTTTTTCCGCGGTCTGCCGGTCGTAGTAGACGCTGAAGAACAGAAGACCGGGATCACCCGGACGGTCGGTATACAGGACGGATGCATAGCCGTCGGCGTTCAGGAGAGAGCGGGTTTTTTTGTCCATGGGGAGACGGACGCCGGTCCAGTTGCCGATCCGGTCGGGGAACGACGCCAGAGGAAGATGGGACGGGATCGCCCCTTCGGAGTCCAGCCGGCCGACGAGGACGACCGCCGCGAGCATCAGCGCCGAAGACAGGAGCATGTTGCGGAGTCTAGGCGACATCGGGGATCCTCCGGAAGCGCTGGAAGAGGCGGATTTCGAGAATCAGGGAAAGGAATGCGAACACGAAGACGACCCAGCCGGAAAACAAATGAAAGAAGCCTTCGGCGAGGTCCGGATTCATCGACCCGAGGATGCCCGCCCCTGCGATCCGGATCATGTTGGCGACCACGGCGATCGGAATGGCGGAAAGGGTGAAGAGAATGGCCGGAACGCCTTTCAGATGGCCGAGACGGGTGAGGAGAACCGAAATGGCCAGAAGGGAAACCAGAGACTGGATTCCGCTGCAGGCTTTGACGATCCCGAGGGAAATATGGGGGAGGTTGATGATGTTTCCCTCCCGGTAAACTGGAATCTGCAAGAATTCCAGCAAACGGGCCGAGCCTCTGGCCGCCAGCATCTGGAGAGGAAGGGCGATCGCGTTGAAGACCAGATAGGGCAGGGGAATCATAAAAAGGAGGTAGAGGATAGGGAAGCGGGTGGCGTTCAGGGTTTTCAGGCCCCAGTATCCCGCCACGATCCCGGCAACGAGAAACAGGATCGAGATCTGCTGGATATAGTAGAGTCCGGAGACGGTCCCGGTCGCCAGGCACAGGATTCCCAGGATTGTCAGGACGATTCCCCAACCCGAAGGAGAGTCGTGAAGAGTCCGGAGACGGTCCCGTTCGACGTAGAGCAGAAGCCCGAAGACCAGGGGGACAAGGATCCCGTGGGAATAGGCCGGGAGCGTCATCCAGTCGTCCCACAGTTTCCGGAAGTTCTGCCAGGACAAAAGGCAAGCGGCTCCCACGGCGATGGTGAGAAAAAGTCTATCGGTTCGCATACACCGTTTCTCCGGGAGTTTCCGGCTCCGGATTCAGTTGTCCCTGGGTCAGGACTCCTTCCAGGAAAAGCCGAAACTCTTCCGAAAGGTCCCCTCTTTTGAGGGCAAAATGCACCGTGGCTTTCAGAAAGCCCATCTTGTCCCCGGTGTCGAAGCGGTCTCCCTGGATTTCCATGGCATAGACAGGACGCTGGCGGGCCAGAGTGTTCAGGGCATCCGTCAGCTGGATCTCGCCGCCGACCCCCGGTTTTTGGGTCCCGAGAATGCCATAGACATCCGGCGTCAGGATATACCGGCCGATGATGGCATAATCGGAAGGCGCGTCCTGGGTTTTCGGCTTTTCGACGAGCCGGTCTACGCGAAAGAGTCCGTCCCGGACGGGAGTGCCGTCCACGATGCCGTAGTGGCTGACTTCGGAACGCGGCACCCGCTGAAGGCCTATGACCGGGGCCTGGAGTTCCTCGTAGACTTCCAGAAGCTGGGCGAGCCCCGACTTGGGTCCGTAGAGGATCTCGTCCCCCAGGGCGACGGCGAAGGGCTCGTTCCCGACCACCATCTCCGAGCAGAGGACAGCGTGTCCGAGCCCGAGGGCTTCCTTTTGCCGGATATAAGTGATTTCCGACAGAGACGCAATTCTCTGGAGTTCGGCAAGAATGTCGAGTTTGTTTTTTTTGCGGAGAACGTCTTCCAGCTCGTAGGAGATGTCGAAGTGGTCTTCGATCGCCCTTTTTCCCCTTCCCGTCACCATGACGATCTGCCGGATTCCCGATTCAACCGCCTCTTCCACGACATACTGGACGACCGGTTTGTCGATGATCGGAAGCATTTCCTTGGGGGAGGATTTGGTCATGGGCAGAAAACGGGTGCCGTGACCGGCGAGGGGAAAAACGGCTTTCCGAACCTTTTGCATGAGGGCCTCCGGGAATCATTGTCATTCTTTTCCGAGAAAATGAAGAAGTCTTCAGACGATTTCCAGCAAAAGTCTTGCCAAGCATTGAAAAGCTTTTTTAAAGGGGCCTTGGATTGTTCGGAAAAGGAATGCGCGGATCGGTCAAAAAATTTTTTCGAACGGTTGGATTTGAGAATGGATTCTCTCCAAGGTGTTCACCCGTCAGGGAGAAAAATTCGTGATGTTGATTTTTTCGGAAAATTCCAATTGGCTCTCGGAAGGTGAGATGGAGGGAATCGGGACATAAAGCCGCTCAGAATAAGGTGTCAAAAAATTTTACAACAACATTTATAAAGGTTTTATAGGAGGATACGTTGAAAATCACCGGGAGGTTCGCCGGAGTTTGAAAGGGTGATCCGGACTTTGTTTTTTAAGATTAAGTTATTGTTGATGATATATAAATTTTGAAATGATGATTTTAGGGATTGGGAGGCGTCTAGAAAATTTATCGGGAACGATTTGGAATATTGAGGCAGAGGAAAGGCGTCTCAGGTGGACGCATAGGGAAGTGTGATCCGGAATTCGGTGCCTTCCCCTTCCCGTGAATGGACGTCGATGGTCCCCCCGCTTTGCTCGATCAGGAGCTTGCAGCTGAAAAGCCCGAGTCCGGTCCCTTTTTTCTTGGTCGTCTGAAAAGGACGGAAGAGTCTTGTCTCGATAAATTCCCGGGACATGCCCGGACCATTGTCGGAGACGACCAGGATCAGCCGGTCGGACTCGGTGCGGGTTTCGATCAGGATCTCGCCCGTGTCGAGAAGAGCTTCCCTGGCATTGATCAGGAGGTTTCGGAGGGTCGTCTCAAGGACGCGGGGATTGCCGGTAACGTGGGGTGTCTCGGAAAGGGAGAGTTTGACGGCGAGACCGGGAAGATTGTCCCAGTTCAGGGACCGGACGGTGTTCTGGATCAGGATGACCGGATCGAAGTCCAGGGTTTTGGAATATTCCTGCTGAAAAGGGGAAAGAAGCTGGGACATGGAAGAGTCGATCTGCTCGGAGATGTTCTGGAGACAGAACAGGAGTTCCTGCTGAAACTCCGGGGAGTCGATGTTCTTCTGGGCGTTGTGGACCAGGAGCTTCAGGGCCACCCCCGCGTTCTTCAGGTCGTGAAAGGTAAACGCCCGAAGACTGGAGAGAAATTCTGCTTCCCGTTTTCCGGCCATTTCCCTGGAAAGGGACGCGTTGGCCAGAAGACTGGACCATTGGGCTCCGAGAGCCTGAAGGAAGAGCCGGTCCTCCCGGACCGTGAGTGCGCCGCGGGTTTTGATGTTCAGTCCCAGAAGGCCGAGGAGGCGGTCCTGATAGAGGAGGGGAACGATCCAGCTGGCGTTCAGACTCTTGAAGAGGGTATCGAAGAAAAGGGGTTTTTCGTTCCCTGGCTGGAGGGTATCCGGCTTATCGGAGGAATGGAGCGGGACTCCCCGGTTGAGAAGGGGGATCCACCCGGGATCGATCGTCTGTTTCCGGTTGTTCCGGTCCGCTTTCCACCCCAGAGTTTCCTGGAGATGCAAGACCGGTTCGTTCGACTCGGTGATGGTCGCAAACGAAAGAGAGGGGGAGAGGGTCATTTCCCGGGTCGTTTCCATCAGCGTCGGGATGATATCGCCCGGGCGGCCGGAATCGGAGAGTGCGCGGGTCAGCGTCATCCAGGCATTTCTGTAGTCGTACCGGTTGGAGTAGACATGGACCCCGAGAAAGCTTTCGAGTTCCCGTCGGAGACGTTCGGACGAAAAGACGACGACAAAGGCGCCCAGACCCAGAAAGAGAGTCAGGCTGGACGAGAGTTTCCCCCAGACGGGGCCAAGTGTCCCCAGGGTTGTTCCGATGCCGCCCAGAACCAGGAGCCCCGCTCCTCCGAGGAGGATCAGAACGGACCGGTTGACGGTGCTGCGCGTCAGGGAAAGGGCGACTTCCTCGGTCTTCTGGACAAGGAAGGCATACAGGAAAAGAACGTCCATCGAGAGGATTCCGATGTGTTCGAGGAGCAGGAAGGACCGGTCGAATCCGCTGTTCACGAGCTGGTTCGCGTGGACCAGAATCAGGGAAAACGACCAGAGGGAGACTCCGATCAGGGGGTATTTGATGTTCCACCGCTCCATCGTGCCGGCGGCCAGGTAGGTTCGAGACATCTGGTAGAGAGAAAACAGAAGCGTTCCGATCAGAAAAAGGCTGACGGCCGATAGACCGGGTTCGCTGATCAGGAGAACGGAGCGTGTCTGGGGAAGAGGGAGCAGTCGGAACAGGTGGTTGTCCAGAAAGAGGCTTGTAACGAAGAAGACAAAACCGAGACCGGCGATCGTGAGGGGAATGCCCATTTCAAAAAAGCGGGAAGCCGGCTGGACCCTTGAGTACAGAACTGAAAAGAGCAGCACGGCGGCGGCGGCCAGACATTCACCGGC
The sequence above is drawn from the Leptospirillum ferriphilum ML-04 genome and encodes:
- a CDS encoding exosortase C-terminal domain/associated protein EpsI; translation: MSPRLRNMLLSSALMLAAVVLVGRLDSEGAIPSHLPLASFPDRIGNWTGVRLPMDKKTRSLLNADGYASVLYTDRPGDPGLLFFSVYYDRQTAEKNIHSPANCLPSSGWAILSHKIVSLPVNGRGLPPVDVNYNVIQKGLEKQLVLYWYQERGHLFANEYRGRIYLIEDALLLHRTDGALVRVSMPVRGSVGQTFRKEVRFLRNLSPLLDRYIPGSSRPVEMAARSGQSDLAGGSHP
- a CDS encoding exosortase/archaeosortase family protein, which translates into the protein MRTDRLFLTIAVGAACLLSWQNFRKLWDDWMTLPAYSHGILVPLVFGLLLYVERDRLRTLHDSPSGWGIVLTILGILCLATGTVSGLYYIQQISILFLVAGIVAGYWGLKTLNATRFPILYLLFMIPLPYLVFNAIALPLQMLAARGSARLLEFLQIPVYREGNIINLPHISLGIVKACSGIQSLVSLLAISVLLTRLGHLKGVPAILFTLSAIPIAVVANMIRIAGAGILGSMNPDLAEGFFHLFSGWVVFVFAFLSLILEIRLFQRFRRIPDVA
- the galU gene encoding UTP--glucose-1-phosphate uridylyltransferase GalU; protein product: MQKVRKAVFPLAGHGTRFLPMTKSSPKEMLPIIDKPVVQYVVEEAVESGIRQIVMVTGRGKRAIEDHFDISYELEDVLRKKNKLDILAELQRIASLSEITYIRQKEALGLGHAVLCSEMVVGNEPFAVALGDEILYGPKSGLAQLLEVYEELQAPVIGLQRVPRSEVSHYGIVDGTPVRDGLFRVDRLVEKPKTQDAPSDYAIIGRYILTPDVYGILGTQKPGVGGEIQLTDALNTLARQRPVYAMEIQGDRFDTGDKMGFLKATVHFALKRGDLSEEFRLFLEGVLTQGQLNPEPETPGETVYANR
- a CDS encoding ATP-binding protein, yielding MKLHTILPAFSLLLTVLAVGLTSIVRRWSASTLVALLVLLCALVGGLADFAALRIHNLPHLELAFRVAFAGECLAAAAVLLFSVLYSRVQPASRFFEMGIPLTIAGLGFVFFVTSLFLDNHLFRLLPLPQTRSVLLISEPGLSAVSLFLIGTLLFSLYQMSRTYLAAGTMERWNIKYPLIGVSLWSFSLILVHANQLVNSGFDRSFLLLEHIGILSMDVLFLYAFLVQKTEEVALSLTRSTVNRSVLILLGGAGLLVLGGIGTTLGTLGPVWGKLSSSLTLFLGLGAFVVVFSSERLRRELESFLGVHVYSNRYDYRNAWMTLTRALSDSGRPGDIIPTLMETTREMTLSPSLSFATITESNEPVLHLQETLGWKADRNNRKQTIDPGWIPLLNRGVPLHSSDKPDTLQPGNEKPLFFDTLFKSLNASWIVPLLYQDRLLGLLGLNIKTRGALTVREDRLFLQALGAQWSSLLANASLSREMAGKREAEFLSSLRAFTFHDLKNAGVALKLLVHNAQKNIDSPEFQQELLFCLQNISEQIDSSMSQLLSPFQQEYSKTLDFDPVILIQNTVRSLNWDNLPGLAVKLSLSETPHVTGNPRVLETTLRNLLINAREALLDTGEILIETRTESDRLILVVSDNGPGMSREFIETRLFRPFQTTKKKGTGLGLFSCKLLIEQSGGTIDVHSREGEGTEFRITLPYAST